A region from the Romeriopsis navalis LEGE 11480 genome encodes:
- a CDS encoding alpha-D-glucose phosphate-specific phosphoglucomutase, which yields MTTAPNNIKTVSTQPIDGQKPGTSGLRKQVPVFQQPNYLENFVQAIFNSLDGYAGHTLVVGGDGRYYNRQALQIILKMAAANGFGKVLVGQAGILATPAASCVIRKYNAFGGIVLSASHNPGGPDGDFGIKYNVSNGGPAPEKVTDDIYSHTQNITEYKILEANDIDLDRLGSTQLGEMTVEVIDSVDDYAELMASLFDFDQIKTLLTSGNFRMCMDSMHAVTGPYAKRIFEGLLGAPAGTVMNGTPLEDFGKGHPDPNLVYAHDLVEILFAKDAPDFGAASDGDGDRNMILGNNFFVTPSDSLAVIAANAHLVKGYKGGLAGIARSMPTSQAPDLVAKKLGIECFETPTGWKFFGNLLDAGKATLCGEESFGTGSNHVREKDGLWAVLFWLNIIAVRGQSVEEILKEHWQTYGRNVYSRHDYEAVNAEKASKLMEQLRGALGTLPGRTFGNYEVQYADDFSYTDPIDGSISNRQGVRIGFKDGSRMVFRLSGTGTQGATLRLYLESYEADTSKHGEDPQVALGELIAIADEIAGVREYTGMDKPTVIT from the coding sequence ATGACAACTGCCCCCAACAACATCAAGACGGTCAGCACCCAGCCGATCGATGGTCAAAAGCCCGGTACATCTGGCTTACGGAAACAAGTCCCCGTATTCCAGCAACCCAACTACCTCGAAAACTTTGTTCAGGCAATCTTCAACTCCCTTGACGGTTACGCCGGTCACACCCTAGTCGTGGGCGGTGATGGCCGCTACTACAACCGTCAAGCGCTACAAATCATCCTCAAAATGGCAGCGGCCAATGGATTTGGCAAAGTCTTGGTGGGACAGGCAGGCATCCTCGCAACTCCAGCCGCTTCCTGCGTCATTCGCAAATACAACGCCTTCGGCGGCATCGTCCTCTCCGCCAGCCACAACCCCGGCGGCCCGGACGGTGATTTTGGGATTAAATACAATGTCAGTAATGGTGGACCAGCACCGGAAAAGGTCACAGACGACATTTACAGCCACACCCAGAACATCACCGAGTACAAGATTCTGGAAGCCAATGACATTGACCTCGATCGACTCGGCTCCACTCAGCTTGGGGAGATGACGGTCGAAGTAATCGATTCGGTCGATGACTATGCCGAGCTAATGGCTTCACTGTTTGATTTTGACCAGATCAAGACACTCCTCACCAGCGGCAACTTCCGCATGTGCATGGACTCAATGCATGCCGTCACCGGACCCTACGCAAAACGGATTTTTGAAGGCTTGCTCGGCGCACCAGCGGGCACGGTCATGAACGGTACCCCACTCGAAGACTTTGGCAAAGGACATCCGGATCCAAACCTAGTCTATGCTCACGATTTGGTCGAAATTCTGTTTGCCAAGGATGCGCCCGACTTTGGAGCAGCTTCTGATGGGGATGGCGATCGCAACATGATTCTCGGCAACAATTTCTTTGTGACCCCAAGCGACAGTTTGGCAGTTATCGCCGCGAATGCTCACCTCGTCAAAGGCTATAAAGGCGGACTCGCCGGAATTGCCCGATCAATGCCCACCAGCCAAGCCCCGGATCTCGTCGCCAAAAAACTCGGCATCGAATGCTTTGAAACGCCCACCGGCTGGAAATTCTTCGGCAATTTACTCGACGCAGGTAAAGCCACCCTCTGCGGCGAAGAAAGCTTCGGGACCGGCTCGAACCACGTGCGTGAAAAAGATGGCCTATGGGCTGTCCTCTTCTGGTTGAATATCATTGCGGTACGCGGTCAATCCGTCGAAGAAATTCTTAAAGAACACTGGCAAACCTACGGCCGGAATGTCTACTCACGCCATGACTACGAAGCCGTCAACGCAGAGAAAGCCAGCAAGCTAATGGAGCAGCTACGCGGGGCTCTAGGCACGCTCCCAGGGCGGACATTCGGCAACTATGAAGTGCAGTACGCCGATGACTTTAGCTATACCGACCCGATCGACGGCAGCATCAGCAACCGTCAAGGTGTACGCATCGGCTTTAAAGACGGCTCACGTATGGTCTTCCGTCTCTCCGGAACCGGTACTCAAGGTGCAACACTGCGATTGTACCTAGAAAGCTACGAAGCCGACACCAGCAAGCATGGGGAAGACCCGCAAGTCGCACTGGGCGAACTCATTGCGATCGCCGACGAAATTGCGGGCGTGCGCGAGTACACAGGCATGGATAAACCAACTGTGATTACCTAA